A stretch of Brassica rapa cultivar Chiifu-401-42 chromosome A08, CAAS_Brap_v3.01, whole genome shotgun sequence DNA encodes these proteins:
- the LOC103834433 gene encoding pentatricopeptide repeat-containing protein At3g24000, mitochondrial, whose product MLSTSVSVTSRLLSLKIYRGLGSIPAPLYYDSIIEPLGFPSNDNLHRSSNGVRVFDLLEGNGATALRCLYNMLLKECTVSKRVDQGKTVHAHVAKSLFRCEVVMNNTLLNMYAKCGSLEEARKVFDEMPQRDFVTWTTLISGYSQHGQPIDALVLFIQMLRDGFIPNEFTLSSVVKAAAAAEPRGCCGQQLHGFCLKCGYDLNVHVGSSLLDMYTRYGLMDDAQLVFDALESRNDVSWNVLIAGHARRCGTEKALEIFQRMLREGFRPSHFSYSSIFGACSSTGFLEQGKWVHAYMIKSGEKLVAFAGNTLIDMYAKSGSIHDARKIFDRLAKRDIVSWNSLLTAYAQHGFGREAVCLFEEMRKAEITPNEISFLSVLTACSHSGLLDEGWHYFELMKRDGIVPKAWHYVTIVDLLGRSGDLDRALRFIREMPIEPTAAIWKALLNACRMHKNVELGAYAAEHVFELDPDDPGPHVILYNIYASGGRWNDAARVRKKMKESGVKKEPACSWVEIENAIHMFVANDERHPQREEISRKWEEIYAKIKDLGYVPDTSHVVVHVDQQEREVNLQYHSEKTALAFALLNTPPGSTIHIKKNIRVCGDCHSAIKLVSKVVEREIIVRDTNRFHHFRDGTCSCGDYW is encoded by the coding sequence ATGCTCTCAACTTCCGTGAGTGTCACGTCTCGTCTCCtttctttgaaaatttatcGGGGTCTAGGTTCTATTCCGGCACCATTGTATTATGATTCCATAATCGAGCCTTTAGGGTTCCCATCCAATGATAATCTCCACAGGAGTAGTAATGGCGTTCGTGTCTTTGATCTCCTCGAAGGAAATGGTGCTACCGCTTTGAGATGTCTCTACAACATGCTGCTCAAGGAATGTACAGTCTCCAAGCGAGTTGATCAGGGAAAGACCGTGCACGCCCATGTTGCCAAGTCTCTGTTCCGATGTGAGGTTGTTATGAACAACACTCTCCTCAACATGTATGCTAAATGCGGAAGCTTGGAAGAGGCTCGCaaggtgttcgacgaaatgcctcAAAGAGACTTTGTCACGTGGACCACTTTGATTTCTGGTTACTCACAGCATGGTCAACCCATTGATGCGCTCGTCTTGTTTATTCAGATGCTTAGAGATGGGTTTATTCCTAATGAGTTCACTCTGTCCAGCGTGGTTAAAGCTGCTGCTGCAGCTGAGCCTCGAGGTTGTTGCGGTCAGCAACTTCACGGGTTCTGTCTCAAGTGCGGGTATGATTTGAATGTTCACGTTGGTAGCTCTCTTCTTGACATGTACACTCGCTATGGTCTTATGGATGATGCGCAGCTGGTATTCGATGCGCTTGAGAGTAGGAATGATGTTTCTTGGAATGTTCTGATAGCTGGCCATGCGAGGAGGTGTGGTACAGAGAAGGCTCTTGAGATTTTTCAACGGATGCTTAGAGAAGGTTTCAGACCTTCCCATTTCTCGTACTCTAGCATCTTTGGTGCTTGTTCCAGTACAGGTTTCTTGGAGCAAGGGAAGTGGGTGCATGCTTATATGATTAAATCAGGTGAAAAGCTTGTGGCTTTCGCAGGAAACACTCTTATTGACATGTATGCGAAGTCAGGAAGCATCCATGACGcgagaaaaatatttgatagatTGGCTAAGAGGGATATTGTGTCTTGGAACTCGCTGCTCACTGCTTATGCTCAACATGGATTTGGAAGAGAAGCAGTGTGCTTGTTTGAAGAAATGAGGAAGGCTGAGATTACTCCCAATGAGATATCTTTTCTCTCTGTGCTTACAGCTTGTAGCCATTCTGGTCTTCTAGATGAAGGGTGGCATTACTTTGAACTGATGAAGAGAGATGGGATAGTACCCAAGGCTTGGCACTATGTTACAATTGTTGATCTTCTTGGGCGTTCTGGTGATCTTGACAGGGCACTGAGATTTATCAGAGAGATGCCAATAGAACCCACTGCAGCCATCTGGAAAGCCCTGCTTAACGCTTGTAGGATGCACAAGAATGTGGAATTGGGAGCTTATGCAGCCGAGCATGTGTTTGAACTCGACCCTGATGACCCTGGTCCACATGTAATACTATACAACATCTACGCCTCAGGTGGCAGATGGAACGATGCTGCAAGAGTGAGAAAGAAGATGAAGGAAAGTGGAGTGAAGAAAGAACCTGCGTGCAGCTGGGTAGAGATTGAGAACGCAATCCACATGTTTGTAGCGAATGATGAACGCCATCCGCAGAGGGAGGAGATTAGTCGCAAGTGGGAGGAGATTTATGCAAAGATCAAGGATTTGGGATATGTGCCAGACACTAGCCATGTAGTTGTCCATGTGGATCAACAAGAGAGGGAAGTGAATTTACAGTATCACAGCGAGAAAACTGCGTTGGCGTTTGCGCTTTTAAACACCCCTCCTGGTTCAACCATACACATAAAGAAGAACATACGGGTTTGTGGAGATTGCCACTCAGCAATTAAGTTGGTTTCAAAGGTGGTTGAGAGAGAGATCATTGTGAGGGATACCAATAGGTTCCACCATTTTAGGGATGGTACTTGTTCTTGTGGGGATTATTGGTAG
- the LOC103834432 gene encoding UDP-glycosyltransferase 73B1, giving the protein MGEATKLHIFLFPYMAHGHMIPTLDMAKLFSTKGAKSTILTTPLNAKILENPIKSFNQDNPGLEDITIHILHFPCTELGLPQGCENTDFFFSNPDLNTGDLNRKFLLSMEYFKEQLEQLLQTVKPDCLVANMFLPWATKLAEKFGVPRLVFHGTGYFSLCASHCLRLHKPYKNVASSSEPFVIPELPGDIVITEEQVIEKEEESVMGKFMKELRDSERSSFGVLVNSFHELEPAYSDFYKSSVAKRAWSIGPLSLGNREFKEKAERGKKASIDEHECLKWLDSKRRESVIYLSFGTMLSFNNEQLVEIATGLEMSGHDFIWVVNKSGSQGDKEEWLPEGFEEKMKGRGLIIRGWAPQVVILDHQAVGGFLTHCGWNSLLEGVASGLPMVTWPIGAEQFYNEKLVTQVLKTGVSVGVKKMMKPDGDFITKEKVEKAVREVMAGEEMRKRAKQLADMAKDAVREGGSSDIEVNRLMEELKLVRLQKEEEKRS; this is encoded by the exons ATGGGCGAAGCCACAAAGCTCCATATCTTCCTCTTCCCTTACATGGCTCATGGCCACATGATACCAACTCTTGACATGGCCAAGCTCTTCTCCACCAAAGGAGCCAAATCCACTATTCTAACCACACCTCTCAACGCCAAGATCCTCGAAAACCCCATCAAATCATTCAACCAGGACAACCCTGGACTCGAAGACATCACCATCCACATCCTCCATTTCCCTTGCACAGAGCTAGGTTTGCCCCAAGGATGCGAGAACACTGATTTCTTCTTCTCTAATCCTGACCTTAACACAGGTGACTTGAACCGCAAGTTTCTACTTTCAATGGAATATTTCAAAGAGCAGTTAGAGCAGCTCCTTCAGACAGTGAAACCAGACTGTCTTGTCGCCAATATGTTCCTCCCTTGGGCGACTAAACTCGCTGAGAAGTTCGGTGTACCAAGACTTGTGTTCCACGGCACAGGCTACTTCTCTTTATGTGCTTCTCATTGCTTAAGGCTCCACAAGCCTTACAAGAACGTTGCTTCGAGTTCTGAGCCTTTTGTGATTCCTGAACTCCCTGGAGATATTGTGATCACAGAGGAACAGGTcatagagaaagaagaagagtctGTGATGGGGAAGTTTATGAAGGAACTGAGAGATTCAGAGAGAAGCAGCTTTGGTGTGTTGGTGAACAGCTTCCACGAGCTTGAACCTGCTTACTCCGATTTTTACAAGAGTTCTGTAGCTAAAAGGGCTTGGAGTATCGGTCCGCTTTCCTTAGGGAACAGAGAGTTCAAGGAGAAAGCAGAGAGGGGCAAAAAGGCTAGCATCGATGAGCATGAATGTTTGAAATGGCTTGATTCCAAGAGACGTGAATCAGTGATTTACTTGTCATTTGGAACCATGTTGAGCTTCAACAACGAGCAGCTCGTTGAGATTGCAACTGGCTTGGAAATGTCAGGACATGATTTTATATGGGTGGTTAACAAAAGTGGCAGCCAAG GTGATAAGGAAGAGTGGTTACCTGAGGGATTCgaagagaagatgaaaggaaGAGGATTGATAATCCGTGGCTGGGCGCCACAAGTGGTAATACTAGACCATCAAGCAGTTGGAGGATTTTTGACACATTGCGGATGGAACTCGCTTCTAGAAGGTGTAGCATCAGGGCTACCAATGGTGACATGGCCCATTGGAGCAGAGCAGTTCTACAACGAGAAGTTGGTAACACAAGTGTTGAAAACAGGAGTGAGTGTAGGAgtaaagaagatgatgaaaccTGATGGAGATTTCATTACCAAAGAGAAAGTGGAAAAAGCTGTGAGGGAAGTGATGGCTGGAGAAGAGATGAGGAAACGGGCTAAGCAGTTAGCGGATATGGCGAAAGATGCGGTGAGAGAAGGTGGATCTTCAGATATTGAAGTGAACAGGTTGATGGAAGAGCTTAAGTTGGTTAGGTTGcaaaaagaagaggaaaaaagAAGTTGA
- the LOC103834435 gene encoding UDP-glucosyl transferase 73B2, which translates to MSSSNPQHKLHVMFFPFMAYGHMIPTLDMAKLLSSRGAKSTIITTPLNSKILKKPIEVFKNLNPNLDIDIEIFDFPCLELGLPEGCENVDFFTSNTNVDGNYMALKFFISTSFFKDQLEVLLKKTRPNCLIADMFFPWATEAAEKSHVPRLVFHGTGYFSLCAGYCIKVHKPQNKVALSCEPFVIPELPGDIVITQEQIIDGDNESEMGKFMIDVRESELKSSGVVVNSFYELEPDYADFYKSFVAKRAWHIGPLSVINRGFEEKAERGKKASIDEAECLKWLDSKKQDSVVYISFGSVACFKNKQLREIALGLEASGTSFIWVVRENTDDKDEWLEEGFEERVKERGMIIRGWAPQVLILEHQATGGFVTHCGWNSLLEGVAAGLPMVTWPIGAEQFYNEKLVTQVLRTGVSVGATKHVKAMEDDIISREKVEKAVREVLVGVEAEERRSRGKELAEMAKAAVEEGGSSFNDLNNFIKEFSS; encoded by the coding sequence ATGAGTAGTAGTAATCCACAACACAAGCTCCATGTTATGTTCTTCCCTTTCATGGCTTATGGCCACATGATACCAACTCTTGACATGGCTAAGCTGCTCTCTAGCAGAGGAGCCAAGTCCACTATCATCACCACACCTCTCAACTCCAAGATCCTCAAGAAACCCATCGAAGTATTCAAGAACCTGAATCCCAATCTTGATATCGACATCGAGATCTTCGATTTCCCTTGCCTGGAGCTAGGGTTACCAGAAGGATGCGAGAACGTCGATTTCTTCACCTCAAACACCAATGTGGACGGTAACTACATGGCCCTAAAATTCTTTATCTCCACAAGTTTTTTCAAAGATCAGCTCGAGGTTCTCCTCAAGAAGACAAGACCAAACTGTCTTATCGCCGACATGTTCTTCCCATGGGCTACTGAAGCTGCTGAGAAGTCTCATGTGCCAAGACTTGTGTTTCACGGCACTGGCTACTTCTCTTTATGCGCTGGTTACTGCATCAAAGTGCATAAACCACAGAACAAAGTAGCTTTGAGTTGTGAGCCTTTTGTGATTCCAGAGCTCCCTGGTGACATAGTGATAACTCAAGAACAGATCATAGACGGAGACAACGAGTCCGAGATGGGGAAGTTCATGATTGATGTAAGAGAATCAGAGCTGAAGAGCTCAGGTGTTGTTGTGAACAGCTTCTACGAGCTTGAACCTGATTACGCAGACTTTTACAAGAGTTTTGTAGCTAAGAGAGCGTGGCATATCGGTCCGCTCTCTGTTATAAACAGAGGATTTGAAGAGAAGGCTGAGAGAGGAAAGAAAGCTAGTATTGATGAAGCTGAATGCCTCAAATGGCTTGACTCCAAGAAACAAGATTCAGTCGTTTACATTTCATTTGGGAGTGTTGCTTGCTTCAAGAACAAGCAGCTGAGAGAGATCGCTCTAGGGTTAGAAGCTTCTGGCACAAGTTTCATATGGGTTGTGAGGGAAAACACAGATGACAAAGACGAATGGTTAGAAGAAGGGTTTGAAGAGAGGGTGAAAGAGAGAGGAATGATAATAAGAGGATGGGCACCACAAGTACTGATACTTGAGCACCAAGCAACCGGTGGGTTCGTGACTCATTGCGGTTGGAACTCTCTTCTTGAAGGGGTCGCTGCAGGGCTACCGATGGTGACATGGCCTATTGGAGCAGAGCAATTCTACAACGAGAAGTTGGTTACGCAAGTTCTCAGAACTGGAGTGAGCGTGGGAGCCACGAAGCATGTGAAAGCTATGGAAGATGATATCATTAGTAGAGAGAAAGTAGAGAAGGCGGTGAGAGAGGTCTTGGTTGGGGTAGAGGCGGAGGAGAGGCGTAGCCGGGGAAAGGAATTGGCGGAGATGGCTAAAGCCGCCGTGGAAGAAGGAGGGTCTTCTTTTAACGATTTAAACAACTTCATAAAAGAGTTCAGCTCATGA
- the LOC103834436 gene encoding ubiquitin domain-containing protein 7SL RNA1, with translation MDVFFEVQRGPTFCIELGYWDTVLEIKQKIEKYQRIPVAKQTLFFQGKVLQDDHDIEQCAILNNSHLQIISSSLGTDQHRNNQVLKTEQSPPSNSTEPILNGQDLPVMMAKTNNNNNNNNNPKKLRVMVLPKSGTMKIPVEVNASDNVGELRKELVKVQQRFQISLPQEGYFFIYKQNVMEDDRSFRWHRVDHGDTIEIFNGSVSGGS, from the coding sequence ATGGATGTGTTCTTCGAGGTTCAAAGAGGCCCAACGTTCTGCATCGAACTAGGGTACTGGGACACAGTGCTAGAGATCAAACAAAAGATCGAAAAGTATCAACGTATCCCTGTCGCCAAACAAACCCTTTTCTTTCAAGGCAAGGTTCTTCAAGACGATCACGACATCGAACAATGTGCCATCCTCAACAACTCTCATCTACAGATTATCAGCTCGTCTCTAGGCACCGACCAACACCGCAACAATCAAGTGCTAAAAACCGAGCAATCTCCACCGTCAAACTCAACGGAACCGATCCTTAACGGTCAAGATTTGCCTGTGATGATGGCTAagaccaacaacaacaacaacaacaataacaacccTAAGAAGCTGAGAGTGATGGTGCTGCCGAAAAGCGGGACAATGAAGATTCCTGTGGAGGTGAACGCGAGTGATAACGTGGGAGAGCTGAGGAAGGAGCTGGTTAAGGTTCAACAGAGGTTTCAGATAAGTCTGCCTCAAGAAGgttatttctttatatataaacagAATGTTATGGAGGATGACCGGTCGTTCCGGTGGCACCGTGTTGATCATGGTGATACTATTGAGATTTTCAACGGAAGTGTTTCCGGTGGCTCTTAA
- the LOC103834434 gene encoding UDP-glucosyl transferase 73B2 encodes MHNQVFYKLQNLYLSQISRNISFSFQSKSNMTSNSHKLHVMFFPIMAHGHMIPTLDMAKLFSSRGAKSTILTTPLNAKILQKPIDTFKNLNPSLQIEIQILDFPCVQLGLPEGCENADFFTLTNNSDDRRAMISKFFLATRFFKDQLENLLETRRPDCLIADMFFPWATEAAEKFHVPRLVFHGTGYFSLCASYCIRVHNPQKRVATSSEPFVIPDLPGNIVITQGQILDRGEDTEMGKFMTEVLESEAKSSGVVVNSFYELEPDYADFYKSSVAKRAWHIGPLSVHNRGFEEKAERGKKASIDEAECLKWLDSKKPDSVVYISFGSVANIKNEQLIEIAAGLEASDTSFIWVVRKNGENTGDKEEWLPEGFEERVKGRGMIIRGWAPQVLILDHQATGVFVTHCGWNSLLEGVAAGLPMVTWPVGAEQFYNEILVTQVLRTGVSVGSNKHAIMGDFISRENVEKAVKEVLAGEEAEEMRSRAKKLAEMAKAAVEEGGSSFNDLSSFIEEFSS; translated from the exons ATGCATAACCAAGTCTTCTACAAGCTTCAGAATCTTTATCTCTCTCAAATTTCTCGAAACATATCATTTTCTTTTCAATCAAAGTCAAACATGACTAGTAACTCTCATAAGCTCCATGTTATGTTCTTCCCTATCATGGCTCATGGTCACATGATACCAACTCTAGACATGGCTAAGCTATTCTCCAGCAGAGGAGCCAAGTCCACTATTCTAACAACACCTCTCAACGCCAAGATCCTCCAGAAACCCATCGACACATTCAAGAACCTCAATCCGAGTCTCCAAATCGAGATCCAGATTTTGGATTTTCCTTGCGTCCAGCTCGGGTTACCAGAAGGATGCGAAAACGCTGACTTCTTCACCTTAACCAACAACAGTGATGATAGACGCGCCATGATCTCCAAATTCTTTTTGGCGACCAGGTTTTTCAAAGACCAGCTTGAGAATCTCCTCGAGACAAGGAGACCAGACTGTCTTATCGCCGACATGTTCTTCCCCTGGGCTACTGAAGCTGCTGAGAAGTTCCATGTGCCAAGACTTGTGTTCCACGGCACTGGCTACTTCTCTTTATGCGCTAGTTATTGCATCAGAGTGCATAACCCACAGAAGAGAGTAGCTACAAGTAGCGAGCCATTTGTGATCCCTGATCTCCCTGGGAACATTGTGATAACTCAAGGACAGATCTTAGACCGTGGTGAAGACACCGAGATGGGGAAGTTTATGACCGAGGTTTTAGAATCAGAAGCGAAGAGCTCAGGTGTTGTTGTGAACAGCTTCTACGAGCTCGAACCTGACTATGCTGATTTTTACAAGAGTAGTGTAGCAAAGAGAGCGTGGCATATTGGTCCGCTCTCGGTTCACAACAGAGGATTTGAGGAGAAGGCTGAGAGAGGAAAGAAAGCAAGCATTGATGAAGCTGAATGCCTCAAGTGGCTTGACTCCAAGAAACCAGATTCAGTCGTTTACATTTCATTTGGGAGCGTGGCTAACATCAAGAACGAGCAGTTGATTGAGATAGCTGCAGGGTTAGAAGCTTCTGACACAAGTTTCATCTGGGTTGTGAGGAAAAATGGTGAAAACACAG GTGACAAAGAAGAGTGGTTACCAGAAGGGTTTGAAGAGAGGGTCAAAGGAAGAGGAATGATAATTCGAGGATGGGCTCCACAGGTTCTGATACTTGACCACCAAGCAACCGGTGTGTTCGTGACCCATTGCGGCTGGAACTCGCTTCTTGAAGGAGTGGCTGCAGGGCTTCCGATGGTGACGTGGCCGGTTGGAGCTGAGCAGTTCTACAACGAGATATTGGTAACGCAAGTGCTCAGAACTGGAGTGAGCGTGGGAAGTAACAAGCATGCGATTATGGGAGATTTCATTAGCAGAGAGAATGTGGAGAAAGCGGTGAAGGAGGTACTGGCTGGGGAAGAAGCTGAGGAGATGCGTAGCCGGGCAAAGAAACTTGCGGAGATGGCTAAAGCGGCCGTGGAGGAAGGAGGGTCTTCTTTTAACGACCTAAGCAGCTTCATTGAAGAGTTTAGCTCATGA
- the LOC103834431 gene encoding elicitor-responsive protein 3, with the protein MSMMAGIQGQVLEVTVVGCQKLKDTEWFSRQDPYVVLEYSSTRHRTRTCTDGGKNAVFQEKFMFTLLEGLRDLKVVVWNSNTLSTDDFIGNATIKLQKALSEGYDDCTWTLQGKNGRYAGEVRLILHYAAAKKQNYGSAQLAPHYAPQVPHYSAPYSGPSLYPQVQYSQPQSAYPPASAYPPQPSAYPPPPSASSYPPAPSAYPPGPSAYPPPPPSSTYPPQQSPYYPQGPYPGQYPPPPY; encoded by the exons ATGTCGATGATGGCGGGTATTCAAGGCCAGGTTCTCGAGGTCACTG TTGTTGGATGCCAGAAACTAAAAGATACGGAATGGTTTTCGAGGCAAGATCCATACGTTGTACTCGAGTATAGCAGCACAAGGCACCGTACCAGAACTTGCACAG atGGTGGAAAGAACGCAGTGTTCCAAGAGAAGTTTATGTTCACTTTGCTTGAAGGTCTTAGGGATCTTAAGGTAGTTGTCTGGAATAGCAATACACTCTCCACTGATGACTTCATTGGGAATGCTAC GATTAAATTGCAGAAGGCTCTTTCTGAAGGATATGACGACTGTACCTGGACTCTGCAGGGTAAAAATGGGAG ATATGCAGGAGAAGTAAGACTCATACTGCATTATGCAGCCGCAAAG AAACAAAATTATGGTTCTGCGCAATTAGCACCACATTATGCGCCTCAAGTACCTCACTACTCAGCACCATACTCTGGACCATCTCTGTACCCACAAGTACAATACTCTCAGCCACAATCAGCTTACCCACCAGCTTCAGCTTATCCTCCTCAGCcatctgcttaccctcctcctCCCTCAGCCTCCTCTTACCCTCCCGCTCCTTCGGCTTATCCTCCTGGTCCTTCAGCttaccctcctcctcctccatccTCAACTTACCCTCCTCAACAATCACCATATTATCCACAAG